A genomic segment from Segniliparus rotundus DSM 44985 encodes:
- the hrcA gene encoding heat-inducible transcriptional repressor HrcA produces MTTPQDRRFEILRAIVTDYVATQEPVGSKALVDRYGLGVSSATVRNDMAVLEAEGYIAQPHTSSGRIPTERGYREFVDRIAEVKPLSPAERRSILQFLEHGVDLDDVLMRSVRLLTQLTRQVAVIQYPTLVTASVRHLEIVALTPRRLLLVLIADSGRVDQRMVELSEDVDEETTASLRAMFNKALAGKRLDHASTAAMELAEQAAPALRGHIVTVATGLVESLVQRPQERLVVGGAANLTRNAADFEGFSGSLWSVLEALEEQVVVLKLFAAAQDPGMVMVQIGEETRSEQMRGASVVSTSYGTDGAVFGGVGVVGPTRMDYPGTIAAVSAVARYVGQVLAER; encoded by the coding sequence ATGACCACTCCCCAGGACAGGCGGTTTGAAATTTTGCGCGCCATTGTCACCGACTACGTGGCGACGCAGGAGCCGGTCGGCTCCAAGGCGCTTGTGGACCGATACGGGTTGGGTGTTTCGAGCGCGACCGTCCGCAACGATATGGCCGTGCTCGAGGCGGAGGGCTACATCGCGCAGCCGCACACGAGTTCCGGGCGCATTCCCACCGAGCGCGGCTACCGCGAGTTCGTCGACAGGATCGCCGAGGTCAAACCGCTCTCCCCAGCGGAGCGTCGCTCGATTCTGCAATTCCTCGAGCACGGGGTCGACCTTGACGACGTGCTGATGCGCAGCGTGCGTCTGCTCACACAGCTCACACGCCAGGTGGCGGTCATCCAGTACCCGACGTTGGTGACTGCGAGCGTGCGGCATTTGGAGATCGTCGCGCTCACACCGCGCCGGTTGCTGCTCGTCCTCATCGCCGACTCCGGCCGGGTGGACCAACGAATGGTCGAGCTTTCCGAGGACGTGGACGAGGAGACCACGGCCTCGTTGCGCGCGATGTTCAACAAAGCGCTCGCCGGCAAACGTCTCGACCACGCCAGCACTGCCGCGATGGAGCTTGCCGAGCAGGCGGCCCCGGCCCTGCGCGGCCACATCGTCACTGTTGCGACGGGTCTGGTGGAGTCCCTGGTCCAACGCCCCCAAGAGCGGCTTGTCGTCGGCGGCGCGGCGAACCTCACTCGCAATGCGGCAGATTTCGAAGGCTTCTCCGGCTCGTTGTGGTCCGTGCTGGAGGCGCTTGAGGAGCAGGTCGTTGTGCTCAAACTCTTCGCCGCCGCCCAAGACCCTGGGATGGTCATGGTGCAGATCGGCGAGGAGACCAGGTCTGAGCAGATGCGCGGCGCTTCGGTGGTGTCCACTTCCTACGGGACCGATGGCGCCGTGTTCGGCGGGGTGGGCGTCGTCGGTCCGACCAGAATGGACTATCCGGGCACAATCGCCGCCGTCTCCGCGGTGGCCCGGTATGTGGGCCAGGTGCTGGCCGAGCGCTGA
- a CDS encoding phosphoadenylyl-sulfate reductase encodes MTTETAEQARHDRAIAERAARELEDASAEEIVRWAFEHVDGKIAVASNMQDAVLIDVVANVKPDIEVVFLDTGYHFAETLGVRDAVSLVYPQIRVVNFTPEHTVAEQDATLGKDLFADNPGECCRLRKVEPLAKGLAGYRAWITGIRRVESPTRANAPKVVYDEAFGLVKFNPIVTWSDEEFAEYATRNGVLVNPLVEEGYPSIGCAPCTRKPLPGSDPRSGRWAGFNKTECGLHQG; translated from the coding sequence GTGACGACTGAAACCGCCGAGCAGGCGCGGCATGACCGCGCGATCGCCGAGCGCGCCGCGCGGGAGCTGGAAGACGCCTCTGCCGAGGAGATCGTGCGCTGGGCTTTCGAGCATGTGGACGGCAAGATCGCCGTGGCCTCGAATATGCAGGACGCGGTCCTCATCGACGTGGTCGCGAACGTGAAGCCGGATATCGAAGTCGTTTTTCTCGACACCGGGTATCATTTCGCCGAGACGCTCGGGGTTCGGGACGCGGTTTCCCTGGTGTACCCGCAAATCCGTGTCGTGAACTTCACCCCGGAGCACACGGTCGCCGAGCAGGACGCAACGCTCGGCAAAGACCTCTTCGCCGACAACCCCGGAGAATGCTGCCGGCTGCGCAAAGTCGAGCCTCTGGCCAAAGGTCTCGCGGGCTACCGGGCCTGGATCACCGGTATTCGCAGGGTCGAGTCCCCCACCAGGGCAAATGCGCCGAAGGTGGTCTACGACGAGGCTTTCGGGCTGGTGAAATTCAATCCTATCGTGACGTGGAGCGACGAGGAGTTCGCCGAGTACGCCACCCGCAACGGCGTGCTGGTGAATCCGCTCGTGGAGGAGGGCTATCCGTCGATCGGTTGCGCGCCGTGCACGCGCAAACCCCTGCCGGGTTCGGACCCGCGCAGCGGGCGGTGGGCTGGTTTCAATAAGACCGAATGCGGGCTTCACCAGGGATAA
- a CDS encoding MBL fold metallo-hydrolase, whose amino-acid sequence MTVSHAPETIELPGAKISRISVGPLDNNVYLVEDLATRNALLIDAANETGRILEMVANSGSKVALILTTHQHPDHWQSLADVAKELDAPTAIGRLDAPGVPVPADQLLTDGDELRIGELQLPVVELRGHTPGSVALSLSQADSPTHVFTGDSLFPGGVGKTTSPEDFDSLINDVTERIFGRLPDTTAVHPGHGAGTTLGVERPHLGEWRARGW is encoded by the coding sequence GTGACCGTTTCCCACGCCCCTGAGACAATCGAACTCCCTGGGGCCAAGATCAGCCGGATCTCCGTCGGGCCGCTGGACAACAACGTCTACCTTGTCGAAGACCTCGCGACGCGGAACGCTTTGCTCATCGACGCCGCGAACGAGACCGGACGGATCTTGGAGATGGTCGCGAATTCTGGCTCCAAAGTGGCGCTCATCCTCACGACCCACCAACATCCCGATCACTGGCAATCCCTCGCCGACGTCGCCAAGGAGCTCGACGCGCCGACGGCTATCGGGCGGCTCGACGCCCCTGGCGTCCCGGTGCCCGCCGATCAATTGCTCACCGACGGGGATGAACTGCGGATCGGCGAACTGCAGTTGCCGGTTGTCGAGTTGCGCGGGCACACCCCTGGCTCGGTCGCATTGTCCCTCAGCCAAGCAGACTCCCCCACGCACGTCTTCACCGGCGACTCGCTTTTCCCCGGCGGAGTCGGCAAAACCACCAGTCCAGAGGATTTCGACTCGCTCATCAACGACGTGACCGAGCGGATCTTTGGCCGGCTCCCCGACACCACCGCAGTGCACCCCGGCCACGGGGCAGGCACGACGCTCGGCGTGGAACGCCCCCATCTGGGCGAATGGCGCGCACGAGGCTGGTAG
- a CDS encoding class I SAM-dependent methyltransferase, which translates to MKTGQTDRAQPRPHATAEEVQAALHDTKLAQVLYHDWEAETYDEKWAISYDERCVEYAKNRFELVAPGQKLPYGRALELGCGTGFFLLNLMQGGIAEKGSVTDLSPGMVKVALRNAKQLGLDVDGRVADAEGIPYPDDTFDLVVGHAVLHHIPDVQQALTEVLRVLKPGGRFVFAGEPTTIGNWYARKLGQITWHTTIAVTKLPFLKSWRRPKQELDESSRAAALEAVVDLHTFDPSQLREIGLRAGAREVRVVTEELFAAIVGWPVRTFEAAVPQGKLGWGWAKFAFASWKRMSWLDTRVAHKIVPDKFFYNALITGVKKGEQR; encoded by the coding sequence ATGAAGACAGGACAAACGGACAGAGCACAGCCCCGCCCGCACGCGACCGCCGAAGAAGTTCAGGCCGCGTTGCACGACACCAAGCTCGCCCAGGTGCTGTACCACGACTGGGAAGCGGAGACGTACGACGAAAAATGGGCGATCTCTTACGACGAGCGCTGTGTCGAATACGCCAAGAACCGCTTTGAGCTCGTCGCCCCAGGGCAGAAGCTGCCATACGGCCGAGCCCTCGAACTGGGATGCGGCACTGGCTTTTTCCTGCTCAACCTCATGCAAGGCGGGATCGCTGAGAAAGGGAGCGTCACGGACCTCTCCCCGGGCATGGTCAAAGTCGCTTTGCGCAACGCCAAGCAGCTCGGGTTGGACGTGGACGGCAGGGTCGCGGACGCCGAGGGCATCCCGTACCCGGATGACACCTTCGACTTGGTGGTCGGTCATGCTGTGCTCCACCACATCCCCGACGTGCAGCAGGCGCTCACCGAGGTGCTCCGTGTTTTGAAGCCGGGCGGGCGGTTCGTCTTCGCGGGCGAGCCCACCACGATCGGCAACTGGTACGCCCGAAAGCTCGGCCAGATCACCTGGCACACCACTATCGCGGTGACCAAGCTCCCTTTCCTCAAAAGCTGGCGGCGGCCGAAGCAGGAGCTTGACGAGTCCTCGCGCGCTGCCGCGCTGGAAGCCGTTGTGGACTTGCACACGTTCGACCCCTCGCAGCTGCGTGAGATTGGCCTGCGCGCTGGCGCGCGCGAGGTGCGTGTGGTGACCGAAGAGCTTTTCGCGGCCATTGTCGGTTGGCCGGTGCGCACTTTCGAAGCCGCGGTTCCTCAGGGCAAGCTCGGCTGGGGCTGGGCGAAGTTCGCGTTCGCCTCTTGGAAGCGCATGAGCTGGTTGGACACGCGTGTCGCGCACAAAATCGTGCCGGACAAGTTTTTCTACAACGCGCTCATCACGGGTGTGAAAAAGGGCGAGCAGCGCTGA
- the hemW gene encoding radical SAM family heme chaperone HemW codes for MQSLSAANVPAAAGGFPLDSLTPSQGAPFGVYVHVPFCASRCGYCDFNTYTPSELGGRSGTAEWFTAVEQELDLAAKALSHLGEPPPVSTLFVGGGTPSLLGAAGLARVLSAVSRRFPLAGSFEATCEANPESTSPAFFEGIRAAGYTRVSLGMQSAAAHVLAALDRAHTPGRAPQAAAEARAAGFEHVNLDLIYGTPGESEADLASSLAAVAAAPVDHVSAYALTVHAGTALGRAVAKGQLAAPDDDVLAERHDVVDKALRAAGFDWYEVSNWAKGPQARCWHNMGYWQGGDWWGAGPGAHSHVNGVRWWNVKHPARHAALIASGEPPVAGYETLTAQERHTEDVMLGLRLREGLERTVLRSSELDCAERLIAEGLLVDRQGRIALAPSARMLADGLSATLLSA; via the coding sequence GTGCAATCCCTGTCTGCTGCCAACGTCCCCGCAGCGGCGGGCGGTTTTCCTCTTGATTCGCTCACGCCGAGCCAAGGCGCGCCGTTCGGCGTGTACGTGCATGTCCCATTCTGCGCGAGCCGCTGCGGGTACTGCGATTTCAACACCTACACGCCGAGCGAGCTGGGCGGGCGCAGCGGAACCGCAGAGTGGTTCACCGCCGTGGAGCAAGAGTTGGATTTGGCCGCGAAGGCCTTGAGCCATCTTGGCGAGCCGCCTCCGGTGAGCACGCTGTTCGTCGGCGGCGGCACGCCTTCGCTGCTCGGCGCGGCGGGCCTCGCCCGTGTCTTGTCCGCAGTGAGCAGGCGTTTCCCGTTGGCCGGGTCCTTCGAGGCGACGTGCGAGGCGAACCCCGAGTCCACTTCCCCCGCTTTCTTCGAGGGGATCCGCGCCGCCGGGTACACCAGGGTCTCGTTGGGGATGCAGTCCGCCGCCGCGCATGTTCTCGCCGCGCTCGACCGGGCGCACACCCCCGGGCGCGCCCCGCAGGCGGCGGCAGAGGCGCGAGCGGCTGGATTCGAGCATGTCAACCTCGACCTGATCTATGGGACGCCAGGCGAGTCGGAGGCGGACCTCGCGAGCAGCCTGGCCGCGGTCGCGGCAGCTCCGGTCGACCATGTCTCCGCGTACGCGCTCACCGTCCACGCGGGCACCGCTCTGGGGCGGGCCGTCGCCAAGGGGCAGTTGGCGGCCCCGGACGACGACGTCCTCGCCGAGCGGCACGATGTGGTGGACAAGGCGCTGCGCGCGGCGGGATTCGACTGGTACGAGGTGTCGAACTGGGCGAAGGGCCCGCAAGCGAGATGCTGGCACAATATGGGCTACTGGCAGGGCGGCGACTGGTGGGGCGCGGGGCCCGGCGCTCACTCCCATGTGAACGGGGTGCGTTGGTGGAACGTCAAACATCCGGCCCGTCACGCAGCGCTCATCGCCTCGGGCGAGCCCCCGGTCGCAGGCTACGAGACGCTCACCGCGCAAGAGCGCCACACCGAAGACGTGATGCTGGGGCTGCGACTGCGCGAAGGCCTTGAGCGGACGGTGTTACGCAGTTCGGAGCTCGATTGCGCCGAACGGCTCATCGCCGAGGGCCTGCTCGTGGACCGGCAAGGCCGAATCGCCCTCGCGCCTTCGGCCCGCATGCTCGCGGACGGGTTGTCGGCGACGCTGCTCAGCGCGTGA
- the dnaJ gene encoding molecular chaperone DnaJ, with protein MARDYYAILGVDRSASDQELKRAYRKLARELHPDVNPDEEAQTQFKEVTAAYEVLSDPQRRQIVDAGGDPLESRGGGGGFDGFGGLSDVFEAFFGQGFNAGGARSRGPKGRVQPGADALVRVTLDLEECAMGARKELAVDTAVLCDSCTGSGSASGAKPVRCSTCGGAGEVQSVQRSFLGQMVTARPCPTCDGAGEVVQDPCGKCAGAGRVRVRRTLTVDIPAGVGEGMRVRLAGQGEVGPGGGAAGDLYVEVRERAHPVFFRNGDDLHCTVRVPVVDAALGVTIPVTTILGEETLVEVIAGTQPGTVVELRGQGMPQVRGGARGALHVHLDVVVPTKLDHKQVEKLSEFRSMRDEEPEVVSAASSHTGGLFSRLREAFRGR; from the coding sequence GTGGCGCGAGATTATTACGCGATTTTGGGCGTCGACCGATCGGCGAGCGACCAGGAGCTCAAGCGCGCCTATCGCAAGCTCGCTCGTGAGCTGCACCCGGACGTCAACCCGGACGAGGAGGCGCAGACTCAGTTCAAAGAGGTGACCGCCGCCTACGAGGTGCTTTCCGACCCGCAGAGGCGTCAGATCGTCGACGCGGGCGGCGACCCGCTCGAATCCCGAGGGGGAGGCGGGGGCTTCGACGGGTTCGGGGGTTTGTCGGATGTGTTCGAGGCGTTCTTCGGCCAAGGGTTCAACGCGGGCGGGGCCCGTTCGCGGGGGCCGAAGGGCCGCGTGCAGCCTGGGGCGGACGCACTGGTCCGAGTCACGCTCGACCTTGAAGAATGCGCGATGGGGGCCCGCAAAGAGCTCGCGGTGGACACTGCTGTCCTGTGCGACAGCTGCACAGGGTCGGGCAGCGCGAGCGGGGCGAAGCCCGTTCGTTGTTCCACCTGCGGCGGCGCGGGCGAAGTGCAGTCCGTGCAACGCTCTTTCCTCGGCCAGATGGTCACTGCGCGGCCGTGCCCGACATGTGACGGCGCGGGGGAAGTCGTGCAGGACCCTTGCGGGAAGTGCGCGGGCGCGGGCCGGGTTCGCGTGCGCCGCACCCTCACGGTGGACATCCCGGCGGGGGTCGGCGAGGGCATGCGGGTCCGGTTGGCCGGCCAGGGCGAAGTCGGTCCGGGCGGAGGCGCCGCTGGCGACCTGTACGTCGAAGTGCGCGAGCGCGCGCACCCCGTGTTCTTCCGCAACGGCGACGACTTGCATTGCACGGTTCGGGTTCCGGTCGTGGACGCCGCGCTGGGCGTGACGATCCCTGTCACCACCATTTTGGGCGAAGAAACCCTGGTCGAGGTGATCGCAGGCACGCAGCCGGGCACGGTGGTCGAATTACGCGGACAGGGGATGCCGCAAGTTCGCGGCGGGGCGCGCGGGGCTTTGCATGTGCACCTTGACGTCGTCGTCCCCACCAAGCTCGACCACAAGCAGGTCGAGAAGCTGTCCGAGTTCCGCAGCATGCGCGACGAGGAGCCGGAAGTCGTCTCTGCGGCTTCGAGTCACACGGGCGGTTTGTTCTCGCGTTTGCGGGAAGCGTTCCGGGGCCGCTGA
- a CDS encoding nitrite/sulfite reductase, producing MSEMSEVPSPARPARPQKTRDEGQWKVSGQTPLNDNERIKQEAAPLGVRERIEQIYAKEGFDSISKEDLRGRFRWWGLYTQREQGYDGTYTGDDNTDLLEAKFFMLRIRSDGGALNLEQLRTIAALSVEFGRDTADLSDRENVQLHWIRVEDMPEIWRRLAAVGLDTTEACGDCPRVILGSPLAGVAEDEVIDPSWAIQEIKRRYIGKPEYQNLPRKFKTAITGLMDVPHEVQDVAFVGVDHPEHGPGFDLWVGGGLSTNPILGQRVGAWVPEAEVPDVWEGVVSVFRDYGYRRMRAKARLKFLVKDWGVEKFRQVLEEEYLGRALVDGPAPPQVPTRDHVGVTRQKDGRNAVGFAPIAGRVSGSVLAKAAEAVERAGSDKVRFTPYQKFIVLDVPDEHVEALIGELEPLGLKARPSVWRRNLMACSGIEFCKLSFAETRKRSQALVPELESRLGHLEDQIDSPITININGCPNSCARSQIADIGFKGQMVNDDESDAPVEGFQAHLGGSLGFGPDFGRKLRQHKVTTHELGDYIERVVTNYLTNRAEGERFAEWARRAEEQELR from the coding sequence ATGAGTGAGATGTCCGAAGTGCCCAGCCCAGCACGGCCCGCCCGCCCGCAGAAAACGCGTGACGAGGGCCAATGGAAAGTCAGCGGCCAAACCCCGCTGAACGACAACGAGCGGATCAAACAAGAGGCCGCCCCTTTGGGCGTGCGCGAGCGAATCGAGCAGATTTACGCGAAAGAGGGCTTCGACAGCATCTCCAAGGAGGACTTGCGCGGCAGATTCCGCTGGTGGGGTCTCTACACCCAGCGCGAGCAAGGCTACGACGGCACGTACACCGGAGACGACAACACGGACCTTTTGGAAGCGAAGTTCTTCATGCTGCGCATCCGCAGCGACGGCGGGGCGCTGAACCTGGAGCAGCTGCGGACGATCGCCGCCTTGTCCGTCGAGTTCGGCAGGGACACCGCAGACCTTTCCGACCGGGAGAACGTGCAGCTGCACTGGATCCGGGTGGAGGACATGCCGGAGATCTGGCGGCGGCTGGCGGCTGTGGGATTGGACACCACGGAAGCCTGCGGGGACTGCCCTCGTGTCATCCTCGGTTCCCCGCTGGCCGGGGTCGCCGAGGACGAGGTGATCGATCCGAGCTGGGCCATCCAAGAGATCAAGCGCCGCTACATCGGCAAGCCCGAGTACCAGAACCTGCCGCGCAAGTTCAAGACCGCGATCACCGGCCTCATGGACGTCCCGCACGAGGTGCAGGACGTCGCGTTCGTCGGTGTGGACCATCCCGAGCACGGACCAGGGTTTGACCTGTGGGTCGGCGGCGGGCTGTCGACGAACCCGATTCTCGGGCAGCGCGTCGGCGCGTGGGTGCCCGAGGCGGAGGTGCCGGATGTGTGGGAGGGCGTGGTCAGCGTCTTCCGCGATTACGGCTACCGGCGCATGCGCGCGAAAGCCCGGCTGAAATTCCTGGTCAAAGATTGGGGTGTGGAGAAATTCCGCCAAGTCCTCGAAGAGGAGTACCTCGGTCGGGCGCTTGTGGACGGACCCGCGCCGCCCCAAGTCCCAACACGCGACCATGTCGGGGTGACCCGCCAGAAAGACGGCCGCAACGCGGTGGGCTTCGCCCCGATCGCGGGCCGAGTCTCTGGATCGGTGCTCGCCAAAGCGGCCGAAGCCGTCGAACGCGCCGGCTCTGACAAAGTCCGGTTCACCCCTTACCAAAAGTTCATTGTCTTGGACGTGCCCGACGAGCACGTCGAAGCGCTCATCGGGGAACTCGAACCCCTGGGGCTCAAAGCCCGCCCCTCCGTCTGGCGTCGCAACCTCATGGCGTGCAGCGGCATAGAGTTCTGCAAGCTCTCCTTCGCCGAAACCCGCAAGCGCTCCCAGGCGCTCGTCCCAGAGCTTGAGTCGCGGCTCGGGCACCTGGAGGACCAGATCGACTCCCCCATCACCATCAACATCAACGGATGCCCGAACTCGTGCGCCCGCTCCCAAATCGCCGACATCGGTTTCAAAGGGCAAATGGTGAACGACGACGAGAGCGATGCTCCGGTGGAGGGCTTCCAAGCCCATTTGGGCGGCAGCCTCGGCTTCGGCCCAGATTTCGGCCGCAAACTGCGTCAACACAAGGTCACCACCCATGAGCTCGGCGACTACATCGAACGTGTGGTGACCAACTACCTCACGAACCGGGCCGAAGGCGAGCGTTTCGCCGAATGGGCCCGGCGCGCCGAGGAACAAGAGCTCCGCTGA
- the egtD gene encoding L-histidine N(alpha)-methyltransferase: MTPLDTGPLSTRTQLLQEDDLRRGLREDVLAGLRATPKRLAPKWLYDAAGSELFDAITALPEYYPTEAERAALRLAADEIAERSGARTVMELGSGSSDKTRTILDALRPHRYIAFDVSESALDGAAAGLRRRYPGMRVDCVVGDFDQHLAFLPEGADRMLVFLGGTIGNYPPEPRAKLLSAMSATLQPGETLLLGTDLVKDPRRLVRAYDDSAGVTAAFNRNILTILNRELRADFDLDGFEHVALWDTDNEWIEMRLRARRAQHVRVAELDLDVDFAEGEEMHTEVSCKFRREKVEQELDGAGLDLIGWWTDPAEDFGLSLSRKR; the protein is encoded by the coding sequence ATGACCCCTCTCGACACCGGCCCGCTGTCCACGCGGACCCAGCTCCTGCAAGAGGACGACCTGCGCAGAGGCCTGCGCGAGGACGTGCTCGCCGGTCTGCGCGCGACACCGAAGCGGCTTGCGCCGAAATGGCTTTACGACGCGGCGGGCAGCGAATTATTCGACGCCATCACAGCGCTGCCCGAGTACTACCCCACCGAGGCAGAGCGCGCCGCGCTGCGGCTCGCGGCCGATGAGATCGCCGAACGCTCCGGCGCGCGGACGGTGATGGAGCTCGGCTCCGGGTCCTCCGATAAAACCCGGACGATCCTGGACGCGTTGCGGCCCCATCGCTACATCGCCTTCGATGTGAGCGAATCCGCGCTCGACGGCGCGGCAGCGGGCCTGCGTCGGCGCTACCCCGGCATGCGGGTCGATTGCGTCGTCGGGGATTTCGACCAACACCTCGCATTCCTGCCCGAAGGGGCGGACCGGATGCTCGTCTTCCTCGGCGGAACAATCGGCAACTACCCCCCGGAGCCTCGGGCGAAGTTGCTCTCAGCCATGTCCGCGACGCTGCAGCCCGGCGAGACGCTTTTGCTCGGCACCGACCTCGTGAAGGACCCGAGACGGCTCGTGCGGGCCTATGACGACAGCGCCGGGGTCACTGCCGCGTTCAACCGCAACATTCTCACGATCCTCAATCGGGAGCTGCGGGCGGACTTCGATCTCGACGGTTTCGAGCATGTCGCGTTGTGGGACACGGACAACGAGTGGATCGAGATGCGGCTGCGGGCGAGGCGTGCGCAACATGTCCGGGTCGCAGAACTCGATTTGGACGTTGATTTCGCCGAAGGCGAAGAGATGCACACCGAGGTCAGCTGCAAATTCCGTCGCGAGAAGGTCGAACAGGAGCTTGACGGGGCGGGGCTCGACCTCATCGGCTGGTGGACCGATCCCGCAGAAGACTTCGGGCTCTCGCTCTCCCGCAAGCGTTGA
- the egtB gene encoding ergothioneine biosynthesis protein EgtB yields the protein MSLTETAIARMHPIGPQAPPATAPLMDRFLHVRKSTEQLAEPLSAEDQTIQSMPDASPTKWHRAHTTWFFETFILGKLPGYRPYAKAFDFLFNSYYEAVGPRHPRQNRGLITRPGIGEVAAFRASVDESMCDLLRAGVDDETAALVELGLHHEQQHQELLLMDIKHALAANPLLPAYLDPMQGFGGVGAKDGSHHGAAVLHGNPHLKRVAQGKPQPMPVELWHEHEGGLVEIGHDGQGFHYDNEGPQHKVWLEPYRIAGSLVTNQEWLEFIADGGYRRAGLWLSDGWATVQRENWQAPLYWRPEPDGSWSQYSLYGVGPVRPQEPVCHVSYYEADAFARWAGKRLPTEFEWEHAARADKAEHDPRPRIALRPEPADSTSRGKPSAQWHGQVWQWTASPYIAYRGYAPSEGAIGEYNGKFMSNQMTLRGGACVTPVGHTRITYRNFFGPAARWPFTGLRLAQDWAP from the coding sequence ATGTCGCTCACCGAAACCGCAATCGCCCGAATGCATCCCATTGGGCCGCAAGCCCCCCCTGCAACCGCGCCTCTCATGGACCGCTTCCTGCACGTCCGGAAGAGCACCGAACAACTCGCCGAACCTCTTTCCGCCGAAGACCAGACGATCCAGTCCATGCCCGACGCGAGCCCCACGAAATGGCACCGGGCGCACACCACATGGTTCTTCGAGACTTTTATCCTCGGCAAACTTCCCGGCTATCGGCCCTATGCCAAAGCATTCGACTTTCTCTTCAACTCGTACTACGAGGCTGTCGGGCCCCGCCACCCACGGCAGAACCGGGGGCTGATCACCAGGCCGGGCATCGGCGAGGTCGCGGCTTTCCGCGCGAGCGTGGACGAGTCCATGTGCGATCTCCTGCGAGCAGGAGTGGACGATGAGACCGCCGCGCTCGTGGAGCTGGGCTTGCACCATGAGCAACAGCATCAGGAGCTCCTGCTCATGGACATCAAGCACGCGCTCGCGGCCAACCCGCTCTTGCCCGCGTACCTGGACCCAATGCAAGGTTTCGGCGGGGTCGGCGCCAAGGACGGCTCTCATCACGGTGCGGCTGTTTTGCACGGGAACCCGCATCTCAAGCGCGTCGCCCAGGGGAAACCCCAGCCCATGCCCGTGGAGCTGTGGCACGAGCACGAGGGCGGCCTTGTGGAAATCGGCCACGACGGGCAAGGCTTCCATTACGACAACGAAGGCCCCCAGCACAAAGTGTGGCTTGAACCGTACCGTATCGCCGGATCACTGGTGACGAATCAGGAATGGCTCGAATTCATCGCAGACGGCGGATATCGCCGGGCGGGTCTTTGGCTGTCCGACGGCTGGGCGACCGTGCAACGGGAAAACTGGCAGGCGCCCCTGTACTGGCGGCCCGAGCCGGACGGGTCGTGGAGCCAGTACAGCCTGTACGGCGTTGGCCCTGTCCGGCCGCAGGAGCCAGTGTGCCATGTGAGCTATTACGAGGCGGACGCCTTCGCGCGGTGGGCGGGAAAACGCCTGCCCACCGAGTTCGAATGGGAACACGCCGCCCGAGCTGACAAAGCCGAGCACGACCCGCGCCCGCGCATCGCCTTGCGGCCCGAGCCTGCTGATTCCACGAGCCGAGGGAAACCGAGCGCCCAATGGCACGGACAAGTGTGGCAATGGACGGCGAGCCCCTATATCGCCTATCGCGGCTACGCGCCCTCAGAGGGCGCCATCGGCGAGTACAACGGCAAGTTCATGTCGAACCAGATGACGCTGCGGGGCGGGGCCTGCGTCACGCCCGTCGGACACACTCGAATCACATATCGCAACTTCTTCGGCCCCGCCGCGCGCTGGCCCTTCACCGGACTGCGTTTGGCCCAGGACTGGGCGCCGTGA